The following are from one region of the Tachysurus fulvidraco isolate hzauxx_2018 chromosome 15, HZAU_PFXX_2.0, whole genome shotgun sequence genome:
- the grna gene encoding granulin a isoform X11 produces MLRLTAAVLLLSLVSGLKCPDQQRCGDQQTCCQIPSGEFNCCPFHQGECCEDHLHCCPDGMLCEVKESRCTNATHSLPWAERFPSEDTDLANVERWSVSDVTCDETKTCPDGNTCCKNEEGGWACCPLPQAVCCEDLIHCCPHDTKCNVAAESCDNSSMSVPWLKKEPSKPIGGQKVPSTKDTSVSDIPCDDTKTCPDDNTCCKTEEGGYDCCPLPQAVCCEDFIHCCPHGTKCNLAAQKCDNSSMSVPLLEKEPSKPIGGQKVPEDKRTSVSDVPCDDTVACPDDNTCCKNQQGVWACCPLPQAVCCADLIHCCPHGTKCSDAGDSCDNSSMSVPWLKKEPSKPIGGQKVPSTKDTSVSDIPCDDTKTCPDDNTCCKTEEGGYDCCPLPQAVCCADLIHCCPHGTKCSDAGDSCDNSSMSVPWLKKEPSKPIGGQKVPEDKSTSVSDVPCDDTVACPDDNTCCKNQQGVWACCPLPQAVCCADLIHCCPHGTKCSDAGDSCDNSSMSVPWLKKEPSKPIGGQKVPNTKDTSVSDIPCDDTKTCPDDNTCCKTEEGGYDCCPLPQAVCCEDFIHCCPHGTKCNLAAQKCDNSSMSVPLLEKEPSKPIGGQKVPEDKSTSVSDVPCDDTVACPDDNTCCKNQQGVWACCPLPQAVCCADLIHCCPHGTKCSDAGDSCDNSSMSVPWLKKEPSKPIGGQKVPNTKDTSVSDIPCDDTKTCPDDNTCCKTEEGGYDCCPLPQAVCCEDFIHCCPHGTKCNLAAQKCDNSSMSVPLLEKEPSKPIGGQKVPEDKSTSVSDVPCDDTVACPDDNTCCKNQQGVWACCPLPQAVCCADLIHCCPHGTKCSDAGDSCDNSSMSVPWLKKEPSKPIGGQKVPNTKDTSVSDIPCDDTKTCPDDNTCCKTEEGGYDCCPLPQAVCCEDFIHCCPHGTKCNLAAQKCDNSSMSVPLLKKEPSKPIGGQKVPEDKSTSVSDVPCDDTVACPDDNTCCKNQQGVWACCPLPQAVCCADLIHCCPHGTKCSDAGDSCDNSSMSVPWLKKEPSKPIGGQKVPSTKDTSVSDIPCDDTKTCPDDNTCCKTEEGGYDCCPLPQAVCCEDFIHCCPHGTKCNLAAQKCDNSSMSVPLLEKEPSKPIGGQKVPEDKSASVSDVPCDDTAACLEGSTCCKNEQGGWVCCPLPQAVCCEDLIHCCPHDTKCNLAIRTCDSSSGSVPWLKKEQSKPIGGQKVPNTKDTSVSDIPCDDTKTCPDDSTCCKTEEGEWACCPLPQAVCCEDFIHCCPHGTKCNLAAQKCDNSSGSVPWLKKEPSKPIGDQKVPETEGSVPWLKKKPSRPTASTARNTSVNEVTCDPHVSCPPHTTCCFMKMSKKWGCCPLDQATCCDDGENCCPKGYTCRNQWCEKSSRTKYDSVPLSSQIQNDIDCGGGFSCKDTETCCKISESSWGCCPFTEAVCCSDMEHCCPTGYTCETGSCVQATGFKWEMFFSKKKRAGTL; encoded by the exons ATGTTAAGGCTAACAGCTGCAGTGCTCTTGCTGAGCCTGGTGTCTGGTTTGAAGTGTCCTGATCAGCAGCGCTGTGGGGACCAGCAGACGTGTTGCCAGATTCCTTCTGGAGAATTCAACTGCTGTCCGTTCCATCAG ggcgAGTGCTGTGAGGACCACTTACACTGCTGCCCCGACGGCATGTTGTGTGAGGTTAAAGAATCCAGGTGCACAAACGCTACACACTCGCTTCCATGGGCCGAGAGATTTCCTTCCGAAGACACTGACCTCGCCAAT GTGGAGCGTTGGTCAGTTTCTGATGTTACCTGTGATGAAACCAAGACTTGTCCTGATGGAAACACGTGCTGTAAGAACGAAGAGGGAGGATGGGCCTGCTGCCCTCTGCCTCAG GCGGTGTGTTGTGAGGACTTGATCCACTGCTGTCCTCATGATACAAAGTGTAACGTCGCTGCTGAGTCATGTGACAACTCGTCAATGTCGGTGCCCTGGCTGAAGAAGGAGCCGAGTAAACCAATCGGTGGACAGAAGGTTCCAAGCACCAAGGATACGTCAGTTTCTGATATTCCCTGTGACGACACCAAGACTTGTCCTGATGACAACACATGCTGTAAGACAGAAGAGGGAGGATATGACTGCTGCCCTCTGCCTCAG GCGGTGTGTTGTGAGGACTTTATCCACTGCTGTCCTCATGGTACAAAGTGTAACCTTGCAGCTCAGAAATGTGACAACTCGTCAATGTCGGTGCCCTTGCTGGAGAAGGAGCCGAGTAAACCGATCGGTGGACAGAAGGTTCCAGAAGACAAGAGAACATCAGTTTCTGATGTTCCCTGTGACGACACCGTGGCTTGTCCTGATGACAACACATGCTGTAAGAACCAACAGGGAGTATGGGCCTGCTGCCCTCTGCCTCAG GCGGTGTGTTGTGCGGACTTGATCCACTGCTGTCCTCATGGTACAAAGTGTAGCGACGCCGGTGATTCATGTGACAACTCGTCAATGTCGGTGCCCTGGCTGAAGAAGGAGCCGAGTAAACCAATCGGTGGACAGAAGGTTCCAAGCACCAAGGATACGTCAGTTTCTGATATTCCCTGTGACGACACCAAGACTTGTCCTGATGACAACACATGCTGTAAGACAGAAGAGGGAGGATATGACTGCTGCCCTCTGCCTCAG GCGGTGTGTTGTGCGGACTTGATCCACTGCTGTCCTCATGGTACAAAGTGTAGCGACGCCGGTGATTCATGTGACAACTCGTCAATGTCGGTGCCCTGGCTGAAGAAGGAGCCGAGTAAACCGATCGGTGGACAGAAGGTTCCAGAAGACAAGAGTACATCAGTTTCTGATGTTCCCTGTGACGACACCGTGGCTTGTCCTGATGACAACACATGCTGTAAGAACCAACAGGGAGTATGGGCCTGCTGCCCTCTGCCTCAG GCGGTGTGTTGTGCGGACTTGATCCACTGCTGTCCTCATGGTACAAAGTGTAGCGACGCCGGTGATTCATGTGACAACTCGTCAATGTCGGTGCCCTGGCTGAAGAAGGAGCCGAGTAAACCAATCGGTGGACAGAAGGTTCCAAACACCAAGGATACGTCAGTTTCTGATATTCCCTGTGATGACACCAAGACTTGTCCTGATGACAACACATGCTGTAAGACAGAAGAGGGAGGATATGACTGCTGCCCTCTGCCTCAG GCGGTGTGTTGTGAGGACTTTATCCACTGCTGTCCTCATGGTACAAAGTGTAACCTTGCAGCTCAGAAATGTGACAACTCGTCAATGTCGGTGCCCTTGCTGGAGAAGGAGCCGAGTAAACCGATCGGTGGACAGAAGGTTCCAGAAGACAAGAGTACATCAGTTTCTGATGTTCCCTGTGACGACACCGTGGCTTGTCCTGATGACAACACATGCTGTAAGAACCAACAGGGAGTATGGGCCTGCTGCCCTCTGCCTCAG GCGGTGTGTTGTGCGGACTTGATCCACTGCTGTCCTCATGGTACAAAGTGTAGCGACGCCGGTGATTCATGTGACAACTCGTCAATGTCGGTGCCCTGGCTGAAGAAGGAGCCGAGTAAACCAATCGGTGGACAGAAGGTTCCAAACACCAAGGATACGTCAGTTTCTGATATTCCCTGTGACGACACCAAGACTTGTCCTGATGACAACACATGCTGTAAGACAGAAGAGGGAGGATATGACTGCTGCCCTCTGCCTCAG GCGGTGTGTTGTGAGGACTTTATCCACTGCTGTCCTCATGGTACAAAGTGTAACCTTGCAGCTCAGAAATGTGACAACTCGTCAATGTCGGTGCCCTTGCTGGAGAAGGAGCCGAGTAAACCGATCGGTGGACAGAAGGTTCCAGAAGACAAGAGTACATCAGTTTCTGATGTTCCCTGTGACGACACCGTGGCTTGTCCTGATGACAACACATGCTGTAAGAACCAACAGGGAGTATGGGCCTGCTGCCCTCTGCCTCAG GCGGTGTGTTGTGCGGACTTGATCCACTGCTGTCCTCATGGTACAAAGTGTAGCGACGCCGGTGATTCATGTGACAACTCGTCAATGTCGGTGCCCTGGCTGAAGAAGGAGCCGAGTAAACCAATCGGTGGACAGAAGGTTCCAAACACCAAGGATACGTCAGTTTCTGATATTCCCTGTGACGACACCAAGACTTGTCCTGATGACAACACATGCTGTAAGACAGAAGAGGGAGGATATGACTGCTGCCCTCTGCCTCAG GCGGTGTGTTGTGAGGACTTTATCCACTGCTGTCCTCATGGTACAAAGTGTAACCTTGCAGCTCAGAAATGTGACAACTCGTCAATGTCGGTGCCCTTGCTGAAGAAGGAGCCGAGTAAACCGATCGGTGGACAGAAGGTTCCAGAAGACAAGAGTACATCAGTTTCTGATGTTCCCTGTGACGACACCGTGGCTTGTCCTGATGACAACACATGCTGTAAGAACCAACAGGGAGTATGGGCCTGCTGCCCTCTGCCTCAG GCGGTGTGTTGTGCGGACTTGATCCACTGCTGTCCTCATGGTACAAAGTGTAGCGACGCCGGTGATTCATGTGACAACTCGTCAATGTCGGTGCCCTGGCTGAAGAAGGAGCCGAGTAAACCAATCGGTGGACAGAAGGTTCCAAGCACCAAGGATACGTCAGTTTCTGATATTCCCTGTGACGACACCAAGACTTGTCCTGATGACAACACATGCTGTAAGACAGAAGAGGGAGGATATGACTGCTGCCCTCTGCCTCAG GCGGTGTGTTGTGAGGACTTTATCCACTGCTGTCCTCATGGTACAAAGTGTAACCTTGCAGCTCAGAAATGTGACAACTCGTCAATGTCGGTGCCCTTGCTGGAGAAGGAGCCGAGTAAACCGATCGGTGGACAGAAGGTTCCAGAAGACAAGAGTGCATCAGTTTCTGATGTTCCCTGTGACGACACCGCGGCTTGTCTTGAAGGAAGCACATGCTGTAAGAACGAACAGGGAGGATGGGTCTGCTGCCCTCTGCCTCAG GCAGTGTGTTGTGAGGACTTGATCCACTGCTGTCCTCATGACACAAAGTGTAACCTCGCCATTCGGACATGTGACAGCTCGTCAGGCTCAGTGCCCTGGCTGAAGAAGGAGCAGAGTAAACCAATCGGTGGACAGAAGGTTCCAAACACCAAGGATACGTCAGTTTCTGATATTCCCTGTGACGACACCAAGACTTGTCCTGATGACAGCACATGCTGTAAGACAGAAGAGGGAGAATGGGCCTGCTGCCCTCTGCCTCAG GCGGTGTGTTGTGAGGACTTTATCCACTGCTGTCCTCATGGTACAAAGTGTAACCTTGCAGCTCAGAAATGTGACAACTCGTCAGGCTCGGTGCCCTGGCTGAAGAAGGAGCCGAGTAAACCGATCGGTGATCAGAAGGTTCCAGAAACCGAGG GATCAGTGCCCTGGCTGAAGAAGAAGCCAAGCCGGCCGACTGCAAGCACAGCTCGAAATACATCGGTAAAC GAAGTGACGTGCGACCCTCACGTGTCCTGTCCTCCACACACCACCTGCTGTTTTATGAAGATGAGCAAGAAATGGGGCTGCTGTCCTCTGGACCAG GCTACATGTTGTGATGACGGTGAGAACTGCTGTCCGAAAGGTTACACCTGCCGTAACCAGTGGTGTGAGAAAAGCTCCAGGACAAAGTACGACTCTGTGCCTTTATCGTCTCAGATCCAAAATGATATTGACTGTGGAGGAGGATTCAGCTGCAAGGACACAGAAACCTGCTGCAAGATTTCAGAGAGTTCCTGGGGCTGTTGTCCATTCACGGAG gctgtgtgttgtagtgacaTGGAGCATTGCTGTCCCACTGGATACACCTGTGAGACCGGCTCCTGCGTCCAAGCGACGGGCTTCAAATGGGAGATGTTCTTCTCCAAGAAGAAACGAGCTGGCACTCTATAA
- the grna gene encoding granulin a isoform X3, with protein MLRLTAAVLLLSLVSGLKCPDQQRCGDQQTCCQIPSGEFNCCPFHQGECCEDHLHCCPDGMLCEVKESRCTNATHSLPWAERFPSEDTDLANVERWSVSDVTCDETKTCPDGNTCCKNEEGGWACCPLPQAVCCEDLIHCCPHDTKCNVAAESCDNSSMSVPWLKKEPSKPIGGQKVPSTKDTSVSDIPCDDTKTCPDDNTCCKTEEGGYDCCPLPQAVCCEDFIHCCPHGTKCNLAAQKCDNSSMSVPLLEKEPSKPIGGQKVPEDKRTSVSDVPCDDTVACPDDNTCCKNQQGVWACCPLPQAVCCADLIHCCPHGTKCSDAGDSCDNSSMSVPWLKKEPSKPIGGQKVPSTKDTSVSDIPCDDTKTCPDDNTCCKTEEGGYDCCPLPQAVCCEDFIHCCPHGTKCNLAAQKCDNSSMSVPLLEKEPSKPIGGQKVPEDKRTSVSDVPCDDTVACPDDNTCCKNQQGVWACCPLPQAVCCADLIHCCPHGTKCSDAGDSCDNSSMSVPWLKKEPSKPIGGQKVPEDKSTSVSDVPCDDTVACPDDNTCCKNQQGVWACCPLPQAVCCADLIHCCPHGTKCSDAGDSCDNSSMSVPWLKKEPSKPIGGQKVPNTKDTSVSDIPCDDTKTCPDDNTCCKTEEGGYDCCPLPQAVCCEDFIHCCPHGTKCNLAAQKCDNSSMSVPLLEKEPSKPIGGQKVPEDKSTSVSDVPCDDTVACPDDNTCCKNQQGVWACCPLPQAVCCADLIHCCPHGTKCSDAGDSCDNSSMSVPWLKKEPSKPIGGQKVPNTKDTSVSDIPCDDTKTCPDDNTCCKTEEGGYDCCPLPQAVCCEDFIHCCPHGTKCNLAAQKCDNSSMSVPLLEKEPSKPIGGQKVPEDKSTSVSDVPCDDTVACPDDNTCCKNQQGVWACCPLPQAVCCADLIHCCPHGTKCSDAGDSCDNSSMSVPWLKKEPSKPIGGQKVPNTKDTSVSDIPCDDTKTCPDDNTCCKTEEGGYDCCPLPQAVCCEDFIHCCPHGTKCNLAAQKCDNSSMSVPLLKKEPSKPIGGQKVPEDKSTSVSDVPCDDTVACPDDNTCCKNQQGVWACCPLPQAVCCADLIHCCPHGTKCSDAGDSCDNSSMSVPWLKKEPSKPIGGQKVPSTKDTSVSDIPCDDTKTCPDDNTCCKTEEGGYDCCPLPQAVCCEDFIHCCPHGTKCNLAAQKCDNSSMSVPLLEKEPSKPIGGQKVPEDKSASVSDVPCDDTAACLEGSTCCKNEQGGWVCCPLPQAVCCEDLIHCCPHDTKCNLAIRTCDSSSGSVPWLKKEQSKPIGGQKVPNTKDTSVSDIPCDDTKTCPDDSTCCKTEEGEWACCPLPQAVCCEDFIHCCPHGTKCNLAAQKCDNSSGSVPWLKKEPSKPIGDQKVPETEGSVPWLKKKPSRPTASTARNTSVNEVTCDPHVSCPPHTTCCFMKMSKKWGCCPLDQIQNDIDCGGGFSCKDTETCCKISESSWGCCPFTEAVCCSDMEHCCPTGYTCETGSCVQATGFKWEMFFSKKKRAGTL; from the exons ATGTTAAGGCTAACAGCTGCAGTGCTCTTGCTGAGCCTGGTGTCTGGTTTGAAGTGTCCTGATCAGCAGCGCTGTGGGGACCAGCAGACGTGTTGCCAGATTCCTTCTGGAGAATTCAACTGCTGTCCGTTCCATCAG ggcgAGTGCTGTGAGGACCACTTACACTGCTGCCCCGACGGCATGTTGTGTGAGGTTAAAGAATCCAGGTGCACAAACGCTACACACTCGCTTCCATGGGCCGAGAGATTTCCTTCCGAAGACACTGACCTCGCCAAT GTGGAGCGTTGGTCAGTTTCTGATGTTACCTGTGATGAAACCAAGACTTGTCCTGATGGAAACACGTGCTGTAAGAACGAAGAGGGAGGATGGGCCTGCTGCCCTCTGCCTCAG GCGGTGTGTTGTGAGGACTTGATCCACTGCTGTCCTCATGATACAAAGTGTAACGTCGCTGCTGAGTCATGTGACAACTCGTCAATGTCGGTGCCCTGGCTGAAGAAGGAGCCGAGTAAACCAATCGGTGGACAGAAGGTTCCAAGCACCAAGGATACGTCAGTTTCTGATATTCCCTGTGACGACACCAAGACTTGTCCTGATGACAACACATGCTGTAAGACAGAAGAGGGAGGATATGACTGCTGCCCTCTGCCTCAG GCGGTGTGTTGTGAGGACTTTATCCACTGCTGTCCTCATGGTACAAAGTGTAACCTTGCAGCTCAGAAATGTGACAACTCGTCAATGTCGGTGCCCTTGCTGGAGAAGGAGCCGAGTAAACCGATCGGTGGACAGAAGGTTCCAGAAGACAAGAGAACATCAGTTTCTGATGTTCCCTGTGACGACACCGTGGCTTGTCCTGATGACAACACATGCTGTAAGAACCAACAGGGAGTATGGGCCTGCTGCCCTCTGCCTCAG GCGGTGTGTTGTGCGGACTTGATCCACTGCTGTCCTCATGGTACAAAGTGTAGCGACGCCGGTGATTCATGTGACAACTCGTCAATGTCGGTGCCCTGGCTGAAGAAGGAGCCGAGTAAACCAATCGGTGGACAGAAGGTTCCAAGCACCAAGGATACGTCAGTTTCTGATATTCCCTGTGACGACACCAAGACTTGTCCTGATGACAACACATGCTGTAAGACAGAAGAGGGAGGATATGACTGCTGCCCTCTGCCTCAG GCGGTGTGTTGTGAGGACTTTATCCACTGCTGTCCTCATGGTACAAAGTGTAACCTTGCAGCTCAGAAATGTGACAACTCGTCAATGTCGGTGCCCTTGCTGGAGAAGGAGCCGAGTAAACCGATCGGTGGACAGAAGGTTCCAGAAGACAAGAGAACATCAGTTTCTGATGTTCCCTGTGACGACACCGTGGCTTGTCCTGATGACAACACATGCTGTAAGAACCAACAGGGAGTATGGGCCTGCTGCCCTCTGCCTCAG GCGGTGTGTTGTGCGGACTTGATCCACTGCTGTCCTCATGGTACAAAGTGTAGCGACGCCGGTGATTCATGTGACAACTCGTCAATGTCGGTGCCCTGGCTGAAGAAGGAGCCGAGTAAACCGATCGGTGGACAGAAGGTTCCAGAAGACAAGAGTACATCAGTTTCTGATGTTCCCTGTGACGACACCGTGGCTTGTCCTGATGACAACACATGCTGTAAGAACCAACAGGGAGTATGGGCCTGCTGCCCTCTGCCTCAG GCGGTGTGTTGTGCGGACTTGATCCACTGCTGTCCTCATGGTACAAAGTGTAGCGACGCCGGTGATTCATGTGACAACTCGTCAATGTCGGTGCCCTGGCTGAAGAAGGAGCCGAGTAAACCAATCGGTGGACAGAAGGTTCCAAACACCAAGGATACGTCAGTTTCTGATATTCCCTGTGATGACACCAAGACTTGTCCTGATGACAACACATGCTGTAAGACAGAAGAGGGAGGATATGACTGCTGCCCTCTGCCTCAG GCGGTGTGTTGTGAGGACTTTATCCACTGCTGTCCTCATGGTACAAAGTGTAACCTTGCAGCTCAGAAATGTGACAACTCGTCAATGTCGGTGCCCTTGCTGGAGAAGGAGCCGAGTAAACCGATCGGTGGACAGAAGGTTCCAGAAGACAAGAGTACATCAGTTTCTGATGTTCCCTGTGACGACACCGTGGCTTGTCCTGATGACAACACATGCTGTAAGAACCAACAGGGAGTATGGGCCTGCTGCCCTCTGCCTCAG GCGGTGTGTTGTGCGGACTTGATCCACTGCTGTCCTCATGGTACAAAGTGTAGCGACGCCGGTGATTCATGTGACAACTCGTCAATGTCGGTGCCCTGGCTGAAGAAGGAGCCGAGTAAACCAATCGGTGGACAGAAGGTTCCAAACACCAAGGATACGTCAGTTTCTGATATTCCCTGTGACGACACCAAGACTTGTCCTGATGACAACACATGCTGTAAGACAGAAGAGGGAGGATATGACTGCTGCCCTCTGCCTCAG GCGGTGTGTTGTGAGGACTTTATCCACTGCTGTCCTCATGGTACAAAGTGTAACCTTGCAGCTCAGAAATGTGACAACTCGTCAATGTCGGTGCCCTTGCTGGAGAAGGAGCCGAGTAAACCGATCGGTGGACAGAAGGTTCCAGAAGACAAGAGTACATCAGTTTCTGATGTTCCCTGTGACGACACCGTGGCTTGTCCTGATGACAACACATGCTGTAAGAACCAACAGGGAGTATGGGCCTGCTGCCCTCTGCCTCAG GCGGTGTGTTGTGCGGACTTGATCCACTGCTGTCCTCATGGTACAAAGTGTAGCGACGCCGGTGATTCATGTGACAACTCGTCAATGTCGGTGCCCTGGCTGAAGAAGGAGCCGAGTAAACCAATCGGTGGACAGAAGGTTCCAAACACCAAGGATACGTCAGTTTCTGATATTCCCTGTGACGACACCAAGACTTGTCCTGATGACAACACATGCTGTAAGACAGAAGAGGGAGGATATGACTGCTGCCCTCTGCCTCAG GCGGTGTGTTGTGAGGACTTTATCCACTGCTGTCCTCATGGTACAAAGTGTAACCTTGCAGCTCAGAAATGTGACAACTCGTCAATGTCGGTGCCCTTGCTGAAGAAGGAGCCGAGTAAACCGATCGGTGGACAGAAGGTTCCAGAAGACAAGAGTACATCAGTTTCTGATGTTCCCTGTGACGACACCGTGGCTTGTCCTGATGACAACACATGCTGTAAGAACCAACAGGGAGTATGGGCCTGCTGCCCTCTGCCTCAG GCGGTGTGTTGTGCGGACTTGATCCACTGCTGTCCTCATGGTACAAAGTGTAGCGACGCCGGTGATTCATGTGACAACTCGTCAATGTCGGTGCCCTGGCTGAAGAAGGAGCCGAGTAAACCAATCGGTGGACAGAAGGTTCCAAGCACCAAGGATACGTCAGTTTCTGATATTCCCTGTGACGACACCAAGACTTGTCCTGATGACAACACATGCTGTAAGACAGAAGAGGGAGGATATGACTGCTGCCCTCTGCCTCAG GCGGTGTGTTGTGAGGACTTTATCCACTGCTGTCCTCATGGTACAAAGTGTAACCTTGCAGCTCAGAAATGTGACAACTCGTCAATGTCGGTGCCCTTGCTGGAGAAGGAGCCGAGTAAACCGATCGGTGGACAGAAGGTTCCAGAAGACAAGAGTGCATCAGTTTCTGATGTTCCCTGTGACGACACCGCGGCTTGTCTTGAAGGAAGCACATGCTGTAAGAACGAACAGGGAGGATGGGTCTGCTGCCCTCTGCCTCAG GCAGTGTGTTGTGAGGACTTGATCCACTGCTGTCCTCATGACACAAAGTGTAACCTCGCCATTCGGACATGTGACAGCTCGTCAGGCTCAGTGCCCTGGCTGAAGAAGGAGCAGAGTAAACCAATCGGTGGACAGAAGGTTCCAAACACCAAGGATACGTCAGTTTCTGATATTCCCTGTGACGACACCAAGACTTGTCCTGATGACAGCACATGCTGTAAGACAGAAGAGGGAGAATGGGCCTGCTGCCCTCTGCCTCAG GCGGTGTGTTGTGAGGACTTTATCCACTGCTGTCCTCATGGTACAAAGTGTAACCTTGCAGCTCAGAAATGTGACAACTCGTCAGGCTCGGTGCCCTGGCTGAAGAAGGAGCCGAGTAAACCGATCGGTGATCAGAAGGTTCCAGAAACCGAGG GATCAGTGCCCTGGCTGAAGAAGAAGCCAAGCCGGCCGACTGCAAGCACAGCTCGAAATACATCGGTAAAC GAAGTGACGTGCGACCCTCACGTGTCCTGTCCTCCACACACCACCTGCTGTTTTATGAAGATGAGCAAGAAATGGGGCTGCTGTCCTCTGGACCAG ATCCAAAATGATATTGACTGTGGAGGAGGATTCAGCTGCAAGGACACAGAAACCTGCTGCAAGATTTCAGAGAGTTCCTGGGGCTGTTGTCCATTCACGGAG gctgtgtgttgtagtgacaTGGAGCATTGCTGTCCCACTGGATACACCTGTGAGACCGGCTCCTGCGTCCAAGCGACGGGCTTCAAATGGGAGATGTTCTTCTCCAAGAAGAAACGAGCTGGCACTCTATAA